In one window of Anaerolineae bacterium DNA:
- the miaA gene encoding tRNA (adenosine(37)-N6)-dimethylallyltransferase MiaA — MSTETSAGSSTPVRLLAIVGPTAVGKSALALRLAERFHGAIISADSRLIYRHMDIGTAKPTPAERARVPHYLIDILNPDEPFGLAQFQELAYRAIADAHHQGYLPMLVGGTGQYVWAVLEGWSIPRVPPQPTIRAQLEEQARQEGPEALHRRLAELDPTAAARIDPRNVRRVIRALEVCLTTGQPISELQRKNPPPYDTLIIGLQMERAELYARIDERVEQMIAAGLVDEVRRLLEAGYPPDLPAFSSLGYRQIIAYLRGETTLEEAVARIKRETRRLVHQQSIWFRANDPRIHWLPAHDYPAIERFVAQWLARRPAPPKSA; from the coding sequence GTGAGCACTGAAACGAGCGCTGGGTCCTCGACGCCTGTTCGCTTGCTGGCCATCGTTGGGCCGACTGCCGTGGGCAAGAGTGCCCTGGCCCTGCGCCTGGCGGAGCGCTTTCACGGCGCCATTATCTCCGCCGACTCGCGGCTGATTTACCGGCATATGGATATCGGCACTGCCAAGCCCACGCCGGCGGAACGTGCCCGCGTGCCGCATTACCTCATCGACATCTTGAACCCGGACGAGCCTTTTGGCCTGGCCCAATTCCAGGAGCTGGCCTATCGGGCCATTGCCGACGCCCATCACCAGGGCTATCTGCCCATGCTGGTCGGCGGCACGGGGCAGTACGTCTGGGCGGTGCTGGAGGGGTGGAGCATTCCGCGCGTGCCGCCCCAGCCCACGATCCGCGCCCAATTGGAGGAGCAGGCGCGCCAGGAAGGGCCGGAGGCGCTTCACCGCCGGCTGGCCGAGCTGGACCCGACTGCCGCGGCGCGTATTGACCCGCGCAATGTGCGCCGCGTCATCCGCGCCCTGGAGGTCTGCCTGACCACGGGCCAACCCATCTCGGAGCTACAGCGCAAGAACCCGCCCCCCTATGACACCTTGATCATCGGCCTGCAGATGGAGCGGGCGGAACTGTACGCCCGCATTGACGAGCGTGTGGAACAGATGATCGCCGCCGGCCTGGTGGATGAGGTGCGCCGCCTGCTGGAGGCCGGCTATCCCCCTGACTTGCCGGCCTTCTCCAGTCTGGGATACCGTCAGATCATCGCCTATCTGCGCGGCGAGACCACCCTGGAAGAGGCCGTTGCCCGCATTAAGCGGGAGACCCGCCGGCTGGTGCACCAGCAGTCTATCTGGTTCCGCGCCAATGACCCGCGCATCCACTGGCTTCCGGCCCATGACTACCCGGCTATCGAGCGCTTTGTGGCGCAGTGGTTGGCGCGCCGGCCGGCGCCGCCGAAAAGTGCGTAA
- the rplS gene encoding 50S ribosomal protein L19, with protein sequence MNNALLQSVEAVEPNPNIPELQPGDTVRVHARIVEGNRERIQVFQGVVIRIRKGGGANANFTVRRIAAGGIGVERTFPLHSPRVEKVEIVRHAKVRRSKLYFLRGLKGKAARLKERR encoded by the coding sequence ATGAACAACGCATTACTGCAGTCCGTGGAAGCGGTCGAACCCAATCCGAATATCCCCGAGCTCCAACCGGGAGACACCGTCCGGGTACATGCGCGCATTGTGGAAGGCAACCGCGAACGCATCCAGGTCTTCCAGGGCGTCGTGATTCGCATCCGCAAGGGCGGCGGGGCCAATGCCAATTTCACCGTGCGCCGCATTGCCGCCGGCGGCATCGGCGTCGAGCGCACCTTCCCCCTGCATTCCCCCCGCGTTGAAAAGGTGGAGATAGTGCGGCATGCCAAGGTTCGGCGCTCCAAGCTGTATTTCCTGCGCGGTCTCAAGGGCAAGGCGGCCCGATTGAAGGAAAGGCGCTAA
- a CDS encoding ribonuclease HII, translating into MPPSLEREARLWQVGSQRVAGLDEAGRGAWAGPVVAAAVILPPLEDLPAELAEVDDSKCLSPSCRQELYHAIIRRALAWGVGIVPAQEIDRIGILPATRLAMELALASLTCRPDALLIDALHLPQVPCPQEAIIKGDQCCFSIAAASIVAKVTRDNWMAAAHQWLPAYGFARHKGYGTEEHRAALLRHGPSPIHRFSYAPVAQLVQGLISACPEEGC; encoded by the coding sequence ATGCCGCCGTCGCTGGAAAGAGAAGCAAGGTTGTGGCAGGTCGGCAGCCAGCGGGTCGCCGGCCTGGACGAGGCGGGACGCGGCGCATGGGCCGGCCCGGTCGTGGCCGCCGCGGTTATCCTGCCGCCGCTGGAGGATCTGCCGGCGGAACTGGCCGAGGTGGACGATTCCAAATGCCTCTCCCCATCCTGCCGGCAGGAGCTGTACCACGCCATCATCCGCCGTGCCCTCGCTTGGGGTGTGGGCATCGTGCCGGCGCAGGAGATTGACCGCATCGGCATCCTGCCGGCCACCCGCCTGGCCATGGAGCTGGCGCTCGCATCGCTCACCTGCCGGCCGGATGCCCTGCTGATCGACGCGCTGCACCTGCCGCAGGTCCCCTGCCCCCAGGAGGCGATCATCAAAGGGGACCAGTGCTGTTTCTCCATCGCCGCCGCTTCCATCGTCGCCAAGGTCACCCGCGACAACTGGATGGCCGCCGCCCATCAATGGCTGCCGGCGTATGGCTTCGCCCGCCACAAGGGGTATGGCACCGAGGAACATCGGGCGGCACTGCTCCGCCATGGCCCATCCCCCATTCACCGTTTCTCGTATGCGCCGGTGGCCCAACTGGTGCAGGGGCTCATCTCCGCATGCCCGGAGGAGGGGTGCTGA
- a CDS encoding YraN family protein: MGRLSYRRGRLAEEHAARYLEGLGYAILARNWHCPAGEVDIIAREGEALVLVEVRARRQDNAFSTPEETITSTKGERLMQCGGYLVAEWDWDGPWRIDLVAVDLSRDGQPLRCRLIRSAVEG, encoded by the coding sequence ATGGGCCGGCTGAGCTACCGCCGCGGGCGCCTGGCGGAGGAACATGCGGCGCGCTATCTGGAAGGCCTGGGCTATGCCATCCTGGCGCGTAACTGGCACTGTCCGGCCGGCGAGGTGGACATCATCGCCCGAGAGGGGGAGGCGCTGGTGCTGGTGGAGGTGCGGGCGCGCCGGCAGGACAACGCCTTCAGCACGCCGGAGGAGACCATCACCAGTACGAAAGGGGAGCGCCTGATGCAGTGCGGCGGATACCTGGTCGCCGAATGGGATTGGGACGGCCCCTGGCGCATTGACCTGGTGGCTGTGGACCTTTCGAGGGATGGTCAGCCGCTCCGCTGTCGCCTGATCCGCAGTGCGGTGGAGGGATAG
- a CDS encoding ABC transporter ATP-binding protein — MQEPEFLAPPGLALDGVNLLVRAGETMAVLGPSGCGKTTLLRVIAGLVPPDAGRVYFNDQDVTDLSPAERRIGMVFQNYALYPHMESRENIAFFFRIHHREEEIPERVRTVSQIMGVGFELLLDRKPPQLSEGERQRVAIARCIAREPSVFLFDEPLSNLDAKLRVKTRAEIKRLLRRFHCTCLYVTHDQSEAVAMGDRIAVMRAGRIEQVGTFGELYDWPATAFVAGFLGSPPMNIWPAQADVDSVLIGPMRLPMPLLRRPPRAGTPILFGIRPEHLHPDDAGPIQLEVEVVEPHPSEHVLLVHGRTAGYPAVAKLPISAGVPRRQTIRLTYAPADARLFDACTGERLP; from the coding sequence ATGCAGGAGCCCGAATTTTTGGCGCCGCCTGGCCTGGCGCTGGATGGCGTGAACCTGCTGGTGCGCGCCGGCGAGACCATGGCTGTCCTCGGGCCATCGGGCTGTGGCAAGACCACGCTCCTGCGGGTGATTGCGGGGCTGGTGCCGCCGGACGCCGGCCGGGTCTATTTCAACGACCAGGATGTCACGGACCTGAGCCCGGCCGAACGCCGCATCGGCATGGTCTTTCAGAACTACGCCCTGTACCCGCATATGGAGAGCCGCGAGAACATCGCCTTTTTCTTCCGCATACACCATCGCGAGGAGGAAATCCCGGAGCGGGTGCGGACGGTTTCCCAGATCATGGGGGTCGGTTTCGAACTGCTCCTGGACCGCAAGCCGCCCCAACTTTCCGAGGGGGAGCGCCAGCGCGTGGCGATCGCTCGTTGTATCGCTCGCGAGCCGAGCGTTTTCCTGTTCGATGAACCGCTCTCGAACCTGGATGCCAAACTGCGGGTGAAGACCCGCGCCGAGATCAAGCGCCTCCTGCGGCGCTTCCACTGCACCTGCCTCTACGTCACCCATGACCAGAGCGAGGCCGTGGCGATGGGGGATCGCATTGCCGTGATGCGCGCCGGCCGCATCGAACAGGTGGGCACTTTCGGGGAGTTGTATGATTGGCCGGCCACCGCCTTCGTGGCAGGCTTTCTCGGCTCGCCGCCGATGAACATTTGGCCGGCGCAGGCGGATGTCGATTCTGTGCTGATCGGGCCGATGCGGCTTCCTATGCCGCTCCTTCGCCGGCCGCCGCGCGCCGGCACGCCCATCCTGTTCGGCATCCGACCGGAGCACCTCCATCCGGATGACGCCGGCCCCATCCAATTGGAGGTCGAGGTGGTGGAACCGCATCCTTCGGAGCATGTCCTGCTGGTGCACGGTCGGACAGCCGGCTATCCGGCCGTGGCGAAACTGCCCATCTCCGCCGGCGTGCCGCGCCGGCAGACCATACGGCTGACTTACGCGCCGGCCGATGCCCGGCTCTTCGATGCCTGCACCGGAGAACGACTGCCGTGA